In Gammaproteobacteria bacterium, one DNA window encodes the following:
- a CDS encoding pyridoxamine 5'-phosphate oxidase family protein gives MKSDALTLDVEREACRQFIEGFSSVLMATVSCHGEPEASYAPYVEYEGHYFVLISELAMHTRNLIVTDKISLLFIENECEAKNIFARKRVSYQCQALKVERGSDIYNLVLLAFSKKFGKVIDVLKTLKDFHLYRLSPQQGRYVAGFGRTFVMNDGGFEMVKKSPNR, from the coding sequence ATGAAGTCAGATGCTTTGACTTTAGATGTAGAAAGAGAGGCTTGTCGTCAGTTCATTGAAGGTTTTTCTTCGGTCTTAATGGCAACAGTCAGTTGTCATGGTGAGCCTGAAGCCAGTTATGCTCCATATGTTGAATATGAAGGCCACTATTTTGTATTGATCAGTGAGTTAGCCATGCATACCAGAAATTTGATTGTAACGGATAAAATAAGTTTGTTGTTTATAGAAAATGAGTGCGAGGCTAAAAATATTTTTGCCAGAAAGCGGGTAAGTTATCAATGTCAGGCATTGAAAGTTGAGAGAGGAAGTGACATCTATAATTTAGTATTGCTTGCTTTCTCTAAAAAATTTGGAAAAGTGATTGATGTTCTAAAAACGTTAAAAGACTTTCATTTGTATCGCTTGTCGCCGCAACAAGGACGGTATGTGGCAGGGTTTGGTCGCACCTTTGTCATGAATGATGGTGGGTTTGAAATGGTTAAGAAGTCTCCGAACAGGTAG
- the tatA gene encoding twin-arginine translocase TatA/TatE family subunit has protein sequence MGFSGISIWQLLIVLVIVVLIFGTKRLKGMGTDVGGFIKGFRGAMSGGDDDEKKKSGHEEKKLANESENLEEINEEADKIKKESKESSYVASRDK, from the coding sequence ATGGGTTTTAGTGGAATAAGTATTTGGCAACTATTAATTGTTCTCGTCATCGTGGTGCTTATTTTTGGTACAAAACGCTTGAAAGGGATGGGAACAGATGTTGGGGGGTTTATAAAGGGCTTTCGTGGTGCGATGTCAGGTGGTGATGACGATGAGAAAAAAAAATCAGGCCACGAAGAGAAAAAGCTTGCCAATGAGAGTGAAAATTTAGAAGAGATCAATGAAGAGGCCGATAAAATAAAAAAAGAATCTAAAGAGTCTTCTTATGTCGCTTCGCGTGATAAGTGA